A single region of the Theileria annulata chromosome 4, complete sequence, *** SEQUENCING IN PROGRESS *** genome encodes:
- a CDS encoding uncharacterized protein (Tap349h10.p1c.C.cand.187 - score = 31.09): MRVRNLQTYLREQKCVRVGNLSICRGMRLGIDAVYFFKSLKSLNDPLSDAYASLSPSFIPCLEEQLNLMMALELQPLFVFQGMQPKSHMLLSAQMIGFTMHDGWAAYVKGEESLALSKFSQHIYKEYSEDTLQLLMSYLKGKGYEIIRAPYLASSQLVYFMQEGLIDAVIGPPSTLLFGVPRVIMGLDLVKSTFEWVELDELLSTWSIDREQFIDCCLLAGTEHCLSYPLLTQPFSFSNAIEYIKQAPLIKYLYQLPTRDRINEYIDGYCIAKSLITHPLVMTLGGEVTNLSKSDSLPSDYHKIVGSKLPKPLYYLLSEGLISVQLPFALALGEWIDEPNQNADSLEFRDLLTDLREYQCRALGLLVMKLDDQFRTKQIRYPRYVSLMKTHAMKQSAKLLIPNTCQIKNWYITKELLDLEMKRQNTQDIGLEFCLNWHNFQGLQLLYNGINTNGINSVTVLAHTDITNTNTNNNTNTSSNGVVNEGVGGEGDAVGPSTVTGDTVTDDTVTGEDIKVMNVLLNFMLLENLGYFTNELGSTAFGRVLSSSGLGMTGLLILELMKFGLFTGEPFESPPDVPYAPELQYKSDDKRLQMINLIGRLGTLTNVTLDTRIWMGKIDFDIASFNMVVKFLKRTINYLTESSLSYLLLSDINRFAHLRNGVFDPLNPQLPLFYSKPSFLGVVLKVLLLENLTLESLNRTFPNCINLKQDLTDFTIFWSKIYTMLHNLSYLIQLGDVLECFDGATLLLKNKFDKLGIDTNILKL; this comes from the coding sequence ATGAGAGTTCGAAATTTACAGACATATTTACGTGAACAGAAATGTGTCCGAGTGGGCAATTTGTCAATTTGTAGAGGAATGCGTCTAGGAATTGACGCggtatattttttcaaatcattaaaatcattaaatgaTCCATTAAGTGATGCATATGCCTCATTGTCACCCTCGTTTATACCATGTTTGGAGGAACAATTGAACTTGATGATGGCATTGGAATTACAGCCATTATTTGTATTCCAAGGAATGCAGCCGAAGTCACATATGTTATTGTCAGCACAGATGATTGGATTCACAATGCATGACGGCTGGGCAGCATATGTAAAAGGAGAAGAGTCATTAGCATTGAGCAAGTTCTCACAACATATATACAAGGAGTATTCAGAAGATACTCTACAGTTGTTAATGTCATATTTAAAAGGAAAAGgatatgaaataataagaGCACCATACCTGGCAAGTAGTCAGTTGGTATATTTTATGCAAGAAGGTTTGATTGATGCAGTGATTGGTCCACCATCGACATTACTATTTGGTGTACCAAGAGTTATCATGGGATTGGATTTGGTGAAAAGTACATTTGAGTGGGTGGAGTTAGatgaattattatccaCCTGGTCAATAGATAGAGAACAATTTATAGACTGCTGTCTATTAGCAGGAACAGAACATTGTCTAAGTTATCCATTGTTGACTCAGccattttcattttctaacgccattgaatatattaagcAAGCTCCTTtgattaaatatttataccaaCTACCGACTAGAGATAGgataaatgaatatattgaTGGATACTGTATTGCTAAATCTTTAATTACACATCCACTGGTCATGACACTTGGTGGTGAGGTGACGAACTTGTCTAAATCCGACTCGTTACCATCAGATTATCATAAAATCGTAGGATCGAAATTACCAAAGCcgttatattatttattaagtGAAGGATTAATTTCTGTACAATTACCATTTGCATTGGCGTTGGGTGAATGGATTGATGAGCCGAATCAAAATGCCGATTCACTCGAGTTTAGAGATTTGTTGACAGATTTACGTGAATATCAATGTAGAGCATTGGGATTGCTAGTGATGAAATTGGATGATCAGTTTCGAACAAAACAGATTAGATATCCAAGATATGTCTCATTAATGAAAACACATGCCATGAAACAATCGgctaaattattaataccaaatacatgtcaaattaaaaattggtaCATTACTAAagaattattagatttagaAATGAAACGACAAAATACACAAGATATTGGACTTGAATTTTGTCTTAATTGGCATAATTTCCAAGGTctacaattattatataatggTATCAATACTAATGGTATTaattccgttacggtgcttgctcacACAGATATTAccaatactaatactaataataatactaatactagtAGTAATGGAGTTGTTAATGAGGGAGTTGGTGGGGAAGGTGATGCcgttggaccaagcaccgtaacgggagacaccgtaacggatgacaccgtaacgggagAAGATATAAAAGTAATGAATgtattattgaattttatGTTATTGGAGAATTTGggatattttacaaatgaATTGGGTTCGACAGCATTTGGTCGTGTATTATCAAGTTCAGGTTTAGGAATGACAggattattaatattagaattgATGAAGTTTGGATTATTTACAGGTGAACCATTTGAATCACCACCAGATGTACCATATGCACCGGAATTACAATATAAATCGGATGATAAAAGATTACAAATGATAAATCTAATTGGTAGATTAGGTACATTAACAAATGTAACATTAGATACTAGAATTTGGATGGGTAAAATTGATTTCGATATTGCTTCATTTAATATGGTGGTCAAATTCCTTAAAAGAACCATAAACTACTTGACTGAATCAAGTctatcatatttattattaagtGATATTAATAGATTTGCACATTTAAGAAATGGTGTTTTCGATCCATTAAACCCACAGTTACcattattttatagtaAACCTTCATTTCTAGGAGTTGTTTTAAAAGTACTCTTGCTAGAAAATTTGACATTAGAAAGTTTAAATAGGACATTTCCCAActgtattaatttaaaacaagATTTAACCGATTTTACAATCTTCTGGTCCAAAATCTATACCATGTTACATAATCTGTCTTATTTAATACAGCTAGGTGATGTTTTAGAATGTTTTGATGGAGCtactttattattaaagaataaattCGATAAATTGGGAATTGATActaatattcttaaattataa
- a CDS encoding U5 snRNP subunit, putative (Tap349h10.p1c.C.cand.186 - score = 53.81) → MDQNLYDEFGNYIGPGFEDDYDNGFNSDISDTESNYNSNHNNKIQDSIDNSIDNLKVDSVVDSLKDSINSLKDSVDSINSLKDTVNEEEVYKGVEVYIREEDIQTIEIPIIKSNEINKRKKYKLDSDITLKNFHILEENLPENKFNFQFLSSITKNPQFIRNICIAGNFHDGKTTFIDRLIEFTRQHTHTHTFHTNSHYNTNNSNSPNNSTNSHKSTVKYNKYSNRNGDMEYNRYMDNRMDEQLRELSIKSTPISIILENRLYEKINEESNYPKYKSYLFNIFDTPGHVNFMDEFVYSLAICDGCVLIVDVLIGLTKVTEQIIIQCLQTGVHMCLILNCIDRLILELKLPPADAYLKIQHTIIEINQFIYSSSTVLGHTGTTSTKVSSSNTNTKETHFGDKETPFGGTLGPSTVTELFDPKNNNVGFGSSKFGIFFTLKSFATLYTNDNVTQFSKLLYGNYYYDPIHNIITTNNTTTNSTRTNGVGVNGMSDGLDGTSDRVNGMEEGNNEIELERTFVVFILEPLYKLISHIASDEKEDLDLILSDLSNSLFNTKLTHTKNTNFNTEDLDTEDYDMEDVDMEDEEDEENSSIENSFKNNKKKIILRKLDYKLTTNKIIRKVFNQIFTDASAFVDLILTTIPSSLENNLNKFICHYSGTLYKNLLNSVGNCDPSGPLIIFITKNYYFDDGFSLFGRIFSGTIFKGQKVKLLGPSYTLDDDEDVIIRNISNIWIYEGRYRIEVTNMTAGNWVMLSGIDLSHYKITTIVNSSSTVLGPTDTNGPNTITNGPNTNTNGVYNNKEAPFGAVDTGAVGASPVTEELELMKIITNIKCIRPIFKIGLEPLNPNELPKMINGLRSIEKSYPGSLVKVEESGEHIILGTGELYLDCILHDLRLFGNLEIKVSDPVVKFSETITESTSLITFTHTNNLKNKLYMISQPLESNISTLLDSTIGVNSIRLDSGLNGMGLNGGLDSMGLNGVNRGVYRGVGMSSMGMSGLDMELNKEWDILDIKNVWSFGNGIPDVLINDTIPNEVDINLLNHIKSSIIQGFQWAIKEGPLIEEHIRYCVTVLATAAPISPLTSTVTPNVKFRLINCELSNEYINITPGQIIPATRRLCYSSFLLSTPRLMEPILFSEIFCPADCVSEAYKILSKRRGHVLKDMPKPGTPFYIVHAYLPAIESFGFETDLRVDTSGQAFCLSMFDHWNIVPGDPLDKSIILRTLEPAPIPHLAREFLVKTRRRKGLTEDVSINTFFDEEMITSLAENLQEFY, encoded by the exons atgGATCAAAATTTGTATGATGAATTTGGTAATTATATTGGACCAGGATTTGAAGATGATTATGATAATGGTTTTAATTCTGATATTTCAGATACTGAATCCAATTATAATTCCaatcataataataaaatacaagATTCTATAGATAATTCtatagataatttaaaagtaGATTCTGTAGTAGATTCTCTAAAAGATTCTATTAATTCCCTAAAAGATTCAGTAGATTCTATAAATTCTCTAAAAGATACGGTAAATGAGGAAGAAGTATATAAAGGAGTAGAAGTATATATTAGAGAAGAAGATATACAAACAATAGAaataccaataataaaatcaaatgaaataaataaaagaaagaaatataaattagattcAGATATAACATTAAAGAATTTTCATATATTAGAAGAGAATTTAccagaaaataaatttaattttcaatttctaTCATCAATTACTAAAAACCCACAATTTATACGTAATATTTGTATTGCTGGTAATTTTCATGATGGTAAAACTACTTTTATTGATCGTTTAATAGAATTTACACGTCAACATACCCATACCCATACATTTCATACCAATTCTCACTATAATACCAATAATTCTAATTCTCCAAATAATAGTACAAATTCTCATAAATCTACTGTAAAGTATAATAAGTATAGTAATAGGAATGGTGATATGGAATATAATAGATATATGGATAATAGAATGGATGAACAATTAAGAGAATTGAGTATAAAGAGTACACcaatatcaataatattagaGAATAGATTATATGAGAAGATAAATGAAGAGAGTAATTATCCGAAATataaatcatatttatttaatatatttgatacaCCAGGACATGTGAATTTTATGGATGAGTTTGTATATTCTTTAGCTATTTGTGATGGTTGTGTATTAATTGTTGATGTATTAATTGGATTAACTAAAGTAACtgaacaaattattattcaatgTTTACAAACTGGTGTACACAtgtgtttaattttaaattgtattgatagattaatattagaattaaaattaccacCTGCTGATGCTTATCTTAAAATACAACATAcaattattgaaattaatcaatttatttattcctCCAgtacggtgcttggtcacacaggtactactagtactaaggttagtagtagtaatactaatactaaggaaaCCCATTTTGGGGATAAGGAAACCCCTTTTGGGGGTACCTTaggaccaagcaccgtaacggaattATTTGatcctaaaaataataatgtagGATTTGGATCAAGTAAATTTggtatattttttacattgAAATCATTTGCAActttatatacaaatgaTAATGTAACACAATTCTCGAAATTGTTATATggtaattattattatgatcctatacataatattattactaccaataatactactactaatagtactcGTACTAATGGAGTGGGTGTTAATGGTATGAGTGATGGATTGGATGGTACGAGTGATAGAGTTAATGGTATGGAAGAAGGAAATAACG AAATAGAATTGGAAAGAACATTTGTAGTATTTATATTGGAACctttatataaattaatatcaCATATTGCTAGTGATGAAAAAGAAGATTTAGATCTTATATTATCTGATTTATCCAATTCTTTATTCAATACTAAATTAACACATACTAAAAATACGAATTTTAATACTGAAGATTTGGATACTGAAGATTATGATATGGAAGATGTGGATATGGAAGACGAGgaagatgaagaaaattctTCTATAGaaaattcttttaaaaataataagaaaaaaataatattaagaaaattagattataaattaacaacGAATAAGATAATACGTAAAGtatttaatcaaatatttaCAGATGCATCAGCATTTGTAGATTTGATATTAACAACAATACCATCATCATTAgagaataatttgaataaatttatatgtCATTATAGTGGTACACTTTATaagaatttgttaaataGTGTTGGAAATTGTGATCCATCAGGtccattaataatatttataacgaaaaattattattttgatgATGGATTTAGTTTATTTGGTAGAATTTTTAGTGgtacaatatttaaaggACAAAAAGTTAAACTTTTAGGTCCAAGTTATACATTagatgatgatgaagatgtTATTATACGTAatatttctaatatttgGATTTATGAAGGTCGATATCGTATTGAAGTTACTAATATGACTGCTGGGAATTGGGTTATGTTATCTGGTATTGATTTATCacattataaaattactacTATTGTTAATTCCTCCAgtacggtgcttggtccaacaGATACTAATGGACctaatactattactaatggacctaatactaatactaatggagtttataataataaggAAGCCCCTTTCGGGGCTGTTGATACTGGTGCCGTTGGAGCAAGccccgtaacggaagaactagaattaatgaaaataataacaaatataaaatgtattagaccaatatttaaaataggATTAGAACCATTGAATCCAAATGAATTAccaaaaatgataaatggATTAAGAAGTATAGAAAAAAGTTATCCAGGTTCATTAGTCAAGGTAGAAGAAAGTGGAGAACATATAATACTTGGTACAGGAGAATTATATTTAGATTGTATATTACATGATCTAAGATTATTTGgtaatttagaaattaaagTCTCGGATCCTGTTGTTAAATTCAGTGAAACTATAACTGAATCCACTTCTCTCATAACATTTACACATACAAATAAtcttaaaaataaattatacatGATCTCACAACCATTAGaaagtaatatttctacTTTACTAGATTCTACAATAGGAGTTAATAGTATAAGATTGGATAGTGGATTGAATGGTATGGGATTGAATGGTGGATTGGATAGTATGGGATTGAATGGAGTTAATAGAGGAGTTTATAGAGGAGTAGGAATGAGTAGTATGGGTATGAGTGGATTGGATATGGAATTGAATAAAGAATGGGATATATTGGATATAAAGAATGTATGGTCATTTGGTAATGGTATACCAGatgtattaataaatgatacaATACCTAATGAAgttgatataaatttattaaatcatattAAATCTTCTATTATACAAGGATTTCAATGGGCTATTAAAGAAGGACCATTAATTGAAGAACATATTAGGTACtgcgttacggtgcttgcaACAGCAGCTCCGATATCACCACTTA caagcaccgtaacaCC aaatgttaaatttcgattaataaattgtgaattatcaaatgaatatattaatattacacCAGGACAAATTATACCAGCCACAAG GAGATTATGTTattcatcatttttattGAGTACACCAAGATTAATGGAGCCGATATTATTTAGTGAAATATTTTGTCCAGCAGATTGTGTATCAGAAGCATATAAAATCTTATCAAAAAGACGTGGACATGTACTTAAAGATATGCCGAAACCTGGTACACCTTTCTATATAGTACATGCATATCTACCAGCCATTGAATCTTTCGGTTTTGAAACTGATCTTAg AGTTGATACAAGTGGACAAGCATTTTGTTTATCAATGTTTGATCATTGGAATATTGTACCAGGAGATCCTCTAGATAAA tcAATAATATTACGTACATTGGAACCAGCACCAATACCACATTTGGCACGAGAATTCCTAGTCAAAACACGTAGACGTAAAGGATTAACAGAAGATGTATCAATTAATACATTCTTTGATGAAGAAATGATTACATCATTAGCAGAAAATTTAcaagaattttattaa
- a CDS encoding uncharacterized protein (Tap349h10.p1c.cand.43 - score = 8.87;~3 probable transmembrane helices predicted for TA09380 by TMHMM2.0 at aa 7-24, 57-79 and 230-252), which translates to MNKIIKNFIIYNLIFVYKILSINYDKCDLIVDSAICINNNEKIILPDAIRSDYLLKYLVSTMVLVSYIISIIGLDSVTVENKTTKIAPKGANDTFSTPGKGANGRILYMKFDEIYPVDSSGYGNHGIGIISGHSGFGGIGTSAYFRNNFIYINNHNLNNNNNHLNGKFNNLNGKFNELIGNFNGNTLNGIGNGIGIGNGNLIENDFTIMFYIYMLTDEKSLQNSLKFNQFCTILHKVILNSLLLNYLLTIVIN; encoded by the exons atgaataaaataataaaaaattttataatatataatttaatatttgtatataaaatattaagtataaattatgataaatgTGATTTAATTGTTGATTCCGCtatttgtattaataataatgaaaaaattatactaCCAGATGCTATACGTTCAG ACTACTTACTTAAGTACTTAGTTAGTACTATGGTATTAGTTAGTTacattattagtattattggGCTTgactccgttacggtggAAAATAAGACTACCAAAATTGCTCCTAAGGGAGCTAATGACACTTTTAGTAcccctggaaagggagctaatg gtagaatattatatatgaaATTTGATGAGATATATCCAGTGGATAGTAGTGGATATGGTAATCATGGTATTGGTATAATATCAGGACATTCAGGATTTGGTGGTATTGGTACTTCTGCATATTTcagaaataattttatatacattaataatcataatttaaataataataataatcatttgaatgggaaatttaataatttgaatggaaaatttaatgaattaattgGAAATTTCAATGGAAATACTTTGAATGGGATTGGTAATGGGATTGGAATTGGAAATGGAAATTTGattgaaaatgattttacaataatgttttatatttatatgttaactgatgaaaaatctttacaaaattctttaaaatttaatcaattcTGTACTATTCTACataaagtaattttaaactcattattacttaattatttactaaCTATAGTAATTAATTAG
- a CDS encoding CLP protease, putative encodes MNLNIILVDIFLIFVFKYSSNKRILSHIYTKSLFINKINTYNNLYNSIDEQKESYNKLLDEFYIKNRIIFLSGELNDKVSFKIISSILRINENDPKLPIKFYINSPGGSVTSGNFITQFLHTLFFLGLAIFDILRSLKMPVETISLGQAASMGAFLLASGTKGMRYAMPNSRIMIHQPLGTLRCSVTVLAPAAPIITNPPKGLYRGAHGQASDIEIQANEILQIREILNTNLSNFTGKSVEEIEKDCSRDNYMRPSEALQYGLIDHIINTH; translated from the exons atgaatttaaatataattttagttgacatatttttaatatttgtatttaaatattcttcTAATAAAAGAATCTTATCGcatatttatactaaatcactttttattaataaaattaatacttataataatttatataattctatagatgaacaa aaagaatcatataataaattattggatgaattttatataaagaATAGAATTATATTTCTTTCTGGtgaattaaatgataaagtttcatttaaaattatttcttctattttaagaattaatgaaaatgatcCAAAATTACCAATTAAATTCTATATCAATTCACCTGGTGGTTCTGTTACTTCTGGTAATTTCATTACACAATTTCTCcatacattattttttttaggGTTAGcaatatttgatatattaaGAAGTTTGAAAATGCCAGTAGAGACTATATCATTAGGACAAGCAGCTTCTATGGGTGCTTTTCTTTTAGCTTCTGGTACTAAAGGAATGAGATATGCTATGCCAAATTCTAGAATTATGATACATCAACCTTTAGgtacgttacggtgttccgttacggtgcttgctccagcAGCTCCAATAATCACTAACCCCCCGAAGGGactatata GAGGAGCACATGGACAAGCAAGTGATATAGAAATCCAAGcaaatgaaatattacaaattcgtgaaatattaaatacaaatttatcgAATTTTACGGGAAAAAGTGTAgaagaaattgaaaaagATTGTTCTAGAGATAATTATATGAGACCATCAGAAGCACTTCAATATGGTCTTATTGATCATATTAtaaatacacattaa
- a CDS encoding small heat-shock (HSP) protein, putative (Tap349h10.p1c.C.cand.185 - score = 9.77): protein MSCILKCNDNDEIVIKDSDNIYNKTHDYVEKPSVMYKPSTVVPPNNILEITPPKDLEYPITFYPTVDTFFDKDNNTLVTLMELPGFPISDIEINIGDGEMIVSGTLRCPRPKDELYEKFGDNLNIQIRERKVGFFYRRFKLPNNAMDNTATACYDNGILSIIIKCSQFSPIRRIEVTNTPNHFNNKKNNQSINSIDNNNEN, encoded by the exons atgagttgcattttaaaatgtaatgATAATGATGAAATTGTTATCAAAGATTCTGATaacatttataataaaacacATGATTAC GTTGAGAAACCATCAGTAATGTATAAACCAAGTACAGTAGTACCaccaaataatatattggaAATAACACCACCTAAAGATTTGGAATATCCAATTACATTTTATCCTACTGTTGATACATTTTTTGATAAGGATAATAATACTTTGGTTACATTAATGGAACTTCCTGGTTTTCCTATTTCtgatattgaaattaatattggtGATGGTGAAATGATTGTTTCTGgtacgttacggt GTCCTAGACCTAAAGATGAATTATATGAGAAATTTGGagataatttgaatattcAAATTAGAGAGAGGAAAGTTGGATTCTTTTATAGACGTTTCAAACTTCCAAATAATGCTATGGATAATACTGCAACAGCTTGTTATGATAATGgtatccttagtattattattaaatgttcACAATTCTCACCCATTCGAAGAATTGAAGTTACTAATACACCAAATcatttcaataataaaaaaaataatcaatccattaatagtattgataataataatgaaaattaa